Below is a genomic region from Paenibacillus rhizovicinus.
ATGCTTGTGTCGCAATGCTGTTAGCAGGTGGAGAAGGGCGCCGGTTGTCGCCGCTGACGGCGTCCATGGCTAAACCGGCCGTTCCCTTCGGAGGCAGCTGCCGCATCATTGACTACACGCTCAGCAACTGCATCAACTCCGGGATCGGGAGGATCGGGGTGTTGACGCAGTACATGGCGGATTCGCTTCATGCACACATCGGGGACGGGTCCTCCTGGCGATCGAACGGACAAACGGCGGACATTACGCTGCTGCCTTCCAGCCGCGCGGGACAAAACGGATACTTAGGGACGGCCGATGCGATTGTTCAAAATCTCGACTTTATCGACCGCCAGTCGCCGGAGCACGTGCTCATTCTCTCGGGCGATCACATTTACCGCATGGATTACCGTCAAATGCTGCAAGACCACATTGCCAGCGGCGCGGCTGCGACGATTGCGGTCAAACGCGTGCCGTGGCGCGATGCCAGCCGATTCGGCATCATGCTCGCGGACGAACGGCGGATGATCGTCGATTTCGAAGAGAAGCCCGCTAAGCCGAGGAGCAATCTGGCCTCGATGGGCATCTATATTTTCAATTGGCCCGTGCTGCGCGAGGCGTTGTTGGAGGACCTTCGGAACCCCGCATCGAGCCACGATTTCGGCAAGGACATCATTCCCGGCATGCTGCGGAATAAGATTGCCATGCTCGCGTATTCCTTCGAGGGGTATTGGCGCGACGTCGGAACGGTCGAGAGCTTGTGGGAAGCGCATATGGATCTGATCGACGGCGAGCTGGATGAAGCGGAAGACGGACATCGCAACCCGTGGCCGATCCTGACCGGGCAGAGCGGCCAAGCGGCGCAAGCCCGCTCATGTCCGAGGGCGGATGTGCCAAGCTCCTACGTTCATCATGACAGTTTGATTAAAGGCGACCTGGACCGCAGCGTCGTATTCGCCGGCGTCGCCGTCGATGAAGGCGCCGATATACGGGAAAGCATACTTATGCCGGGCGCCCGCATCGGCCGTGACGTGCGGCTGTCCCGCGCCATTGTCGGCGAGGGCGCAGTCATAGCCGACGGTGCCGTCATCGGCAGTTTGAACGGCGAAGTCACCGTCATCGCGCCGGGCGACCGCGTCGAGGCGCATCCGCGCTTCGTCGTCAAGCCGGACCGGCTGCCGCATTCGCTGTTCCATCGGGAAGCGCATGTGCCTGCCGGCATCGCTTTCGGGAAGGCTTGATTGCAGCGCTGAGCCGCTGCGCGGAGATACGCGCACGAAGCATACGCGCACGAACGCCCGAACGGGGAAAGGCGATGCCTTTCTTCCCGTTCGGGCGTTTGTTTAATCTATTTTGTCCCTTTTGTCCCTTTTGTCCCCCGGGTCGCCGCGCCTAGCCTATAGCAGCTTAAACCGCTCCAATTGCTCCCAGAGCCCTTCGCGCTTCAATATCTCCACCTGCTTGTCGCCGATCAGATCGTAATGCGGGAACGGCTGCCGCCGATGAATATACTTCGGCTCCAGCCCGTTCGCCACGCACCAGTCCGCCAGCTTGGCAAGGTCGTCGCAGCCTGCTTTGGTCACGGTCTTGATGCCCTTGAACCGGGGCTCATGCCAATAATGCGTCAGAAACGCGATCTCCCCCAGTGCCGCACGCGCCTTCCAACGTTCCAACTCCTCGCGCTTTACCCCGAATGCCATACGCGCGCCTCCCTGTCGCCGATTCAACTGCCCTCACGCTATATCGAGTAGTGTACCAGAAAACGTTCCGTTTTCCTTCCGGCTCCGATACACGCACACAAAAAAATCCGCGATTGCCCGCGGATTTCGATTCATCCCTATCTTGCATTCCTTTATCCTTCCAACTATCCATTACTCTATACAATCTTCTAGGCAACCTTCTAGGCAACTCTAGAAACAACCCCAGGCGTTACTCGAGCCCGATACCGGAACCGACCTTCGCCTCTTTGAAGAACGAGGCTTCCATCTCGCCCGCGGGCAGCGGCCGGCTGTAATAATAGCCTTGAATCTTGCTGCAATCGTTATCCACCAGGATATCGAGCTGCTCCTTCGTCTCGATTCCCTCCGCGATCACGTCCATGTTCAAATGCTGCGCCATGGAAATGATCGTCGCCACGATGGCTTTGTCGTTCTTGTTCACGGTAATGTCCCGAATGAAGGAACGGTCGATCTTGAGCTTATGGATGGGCAGCAGCTTAAGATAGCTCAAGGAGCTGTATCCGGTTCCGAAATCATCCAAGCTGATGCGAATGCCGGACGCCGCCAATTCATTCAGAATGCCGCCCGACACATTGGCATCCATCATCATGCTTTCCGTGA
It encodes:
- a CDS encoding sugar phosphate nucleotidyltransferase produces the protein MNSNACVAMLLAGGEGRRLSPLTASMAKPAVPFGGSCRIIDYTLSNCINSGIGRIGVLTQYMADSLHAHIGDGSSWRSNGQTADITLLPSSRAGQNGYLGTADAIVQNLDFIDRQSPEHVLILSGDHIYRMDYRQMLQDHIASGAAATIAVKRVPWRDASRFGIMLADERRMIVDFEEKPAKPRSNLASMGIYIFNWPVLREALLEDLRNPASSHDFGKDIIPGMLRNKIAMLAYSFEGYWRDVGTVESLWEAHMDLIDGELDEAEDGHRNPWPILTGQSGQAAQARSCPRADVPSSYVHHDSLIKGDLDRSVVFAGVAVDEGADIRESILMPGARIGRDVRLSRAIVGEGAVIADGAVIGSLNGEVTVIAPGDRVEAHPRFVVKPDRLPHSLFHREAHVPAGIAFGKA